A genome region from Chitinophagales bacterium includes the following:
- a CDS encoding carboxypeptidase regulatory-like domain-containing protein — MKKFYSLFSALVLAVAAFSQAGEISGKVRDENGEGAIGAVVVLVDKSGNIKGSGAQVDFDGNYSIKPLDAGKYNLKFQLMGYATVIKEDIVVYSGKATFLDVKMKPSDQMLNEVIVEAYKVPLIDPAKTTGGATVTKDDIAKLGTRNITDVAATASGVFQSDAGKGLNIGGAREDATEYYIDGVKVIGTPVIPQNAVQELSVLAGGIPARFGDATGGIVNITTSGPADKISGGVEFLTSQYLDKFGYNLANVTVNGPIVKSKKDKKPILGFSLAFEYLQQKDRDPSAVGVWKVRPEKLDSMRQYPLIKNPGETGFNLAGENLTMKDMYKVAAKPNNDEVNYRAVGRIDIKPYKNLNLSVGGTYTFKRYHEWVDRYTLLNYENNPRRTENNWRVYGRISQLFTPGQTNAENASAKKGSKVVQSVGYTLQFDYEKNIKYFEDESHGSNPFNYGYIGKFETFRGPVFRETADTFQVVDGGNVKTFSNMIVQQDFKDTSLVFTPGTLNPYGSRYTEQFFELGGKAVSLSEIQSNKALINGQRADLAYNVWYNTGRQYNGYGYDNYDEQYRGRAEVTLDLLKPGSGDRNKHTLEMGVEVEQRVQRRYQFSPLEIWFLSRQLMNKHIAGLDFSTPYFVLNNYPGKTFTYQEMKDLGITPGDLDTVIFKQSYKDSLQTNFDKNVRAKLGVGKDKYVNIDGLDPSFFDVSMFSAEELLNDNNSYVFYRGFDPYGKVLTERPKFFDFFTKTDANGNPLRQIDAFRPFYAAGYISDKFYFRDLTFNVGLRVDRYDANQYVLKDEYSLYEIKTVGETKGEFTHPSNIASDAYVYLKNSDKPSDGIAGYREGRKWYDAYGNELATGATVAANSSSGAITPYLEQLGKLKDNAGNTIDINGLKTIIKDTKRFDPSGSFEKYKAKYIVMPRLQFSFNIAENALFFAHYDVLSQRPRGNRNILQPTDYLYFNDNTGSAINNPNLKPERTIDFELGFKQKLTNFAALTISAYYREFRDQVQIKYFNFAFPQSYLTFDNIDFGTVKGFKLDLDLRRIKNFRASANYTMQFAEGTGSDDATQRSLATGGYDNLRTISPLSFDARHMINVILDYSFASGRDYDGPVSKSGYQILANTGVNFNIRARSGTPFTSQSNVTPEGLLSTPKRLSQGSINGSRLPWTFRVDFKIFKGFDVTVNKSKDKELQRNLNFQIYLQIQNLLNTANVVNVYRYTGNANDDGYLSSTVSDGAKNAAYNAQSYNDLYRAFINQPDYYSLPRRIFLGLQFGF, encoded by the coding sequence ATGAAGAAATTTTATTCCTTATTCAGCGCATTGGTGTTAGCAGTAGCAGCATTTTCACAAGCCGGAGAAATTAGCGGTAAAGTGAGAGATGAAAATGGCGAAGGTGCTATTGGTGCAGTAGTAGTTTTAGTAGATAAGAGCGGCAACATAAAAGGTTCCGGTGCTCAGGTAGATTTTGATGGAAACTACTCCATTAAGCCATTAGATGCAGGAAAGTATAACCTCAAATTCCAGTTGATGGGTTATGCCACCGTAATTAAAGAAGATATTGTGGTGTACTCCGGTAAGGCCACATTCTTAGATGTAAAAATGAAGCCTTCGGATCAAATGTTGAACGAGGTAATTGTAGAGGCATATAAAGTACCGTTAATAGACCCTGCTAAAACTACGGGCGGAGCCACGGTTACAAAAGATGATATTGCTAAATTAGGAACGCGTAATATTACAGACGTAGCGGCTACAGCTTCCGGTGTATTCCAATCCGATGCCGGAAAAGGCTTAAATATTGGCGGTGCGCGCGAAGATGCAACCGAGTATTATATTGATGGTGTAAAAGTAATAGGAACACCTGTAATTCCTCAAAATGCTGTGCAAGAATTGAGCGTATTAGCAGGCGGTATTCCGGCTCGTTTTGGAGATGCTACCGGTGGTATCGTAAATATTACCACCAGCGGGCCTGCCGATAAAATTTCCGGAGGAGTGGAGTTTTTAACTTCTCAATACTTAGATAAGTTTGGCTATAACCTTGCCAACGTTACTGTAAACGGTCCCATCGTTAAATCTAAGAAAGATAAGAAACCTATTCTAGGATTTTCGTTGGCATTTGAGTATTTGCAACAAAAAGATAGAGATCCTTCTGCAGTTGGAGTATGGAAAGTGCGTCCTGAAAAGTTAGACTCTATGCGCCAATATCCGCTCATTAAAAACCCGGGCGAAACAGGCTTTAACCTAGCTGGTGAAAACCTAACCATGAAAGACATGTATAAGGTTGCAGCTAAACCTAATAACGATGAAGTAAACTATCGCGCAGTAGGTAGAATAGATATTAAACCGTATAAAAATTTGAATTTATCGGTTGGTGGAACTTATACTTTTAAGCGTTACCATGAATGGGTAGATAGATATACACTTCTAAACTACGAAAACAACCCACGCAGAACAGAAAACAACTGGAGGGTTTATGGTAGAATTTCGCAACTCTTTACTCCGGGGCAAACAAATGCAGAAAATGCTTCGGCAAAAAAGGGTTCTAAGGTAGTACAGAGCGTAGGTTATACCTTGCAGTTCGACTATGAAAAAAATATAAAGTATTTTGAAGATGAATCGCATGGTTCAAATCCATTCAATTATGGATATATCGGAAAATTTGAAACCTTTAGAGGTCCTGTGTTTCGCGAAACTGCCGATACCTTCCAAGTGGTAGATGGTGGCAATGTGAAAACATTTAGCAACATGATTGTGCAGCAGGATTTTAAAGATACTTCTTTAGTATTTACGCCTGGTACTCTTAATCCTTATGGTTCAAGATATACTGAACAGTTTTTTGAATTGGGAGGAAAAGCTGTTTCACTTTCAGAAATTCAATCAAACAAAGCACTCATAAACGGGCAGCGTGCAGATTTGGCTTACAATGTTTGGTACAATACCGGTCGCCAGTACAATGGTTACGGCTACGATAATTACGATGAACAATACCGCGGCAGAGCAGAGGTAACATTAGACTTATTGAAACCTGGCTCTGGCGATAGAAATAAGCATACACTTGAAATGGGAGTAGAAGTGGAGCAGCGTGTTCAAAGACGCTACCAGTTTTCTCCATTGGAAATATGGTTCTTGTCGCGCCAGCTAATGAATAAGCATATTGCAGGTTTAGATTTTTCAACCCCGTATTTTGTATTGAATAACTATCCCGGAAAAACCTTTACTTACCAAGAGATGAAAGACCTTGGTATTACTCCGGGCGATTTAGATACGGTGATATTTAAGCAGAGCTATAAAGACAGTTTACAAACGAATTTCGATAAGAATGTGCGTGCTAAACTGGGGGTTGGCAAAGATAAATATGTGAATATTGATGGCTTAGATCCAAGTTTTTTTGATGTGTCTATGTTTAGTGCCGAAGAACTTTTGAACGATAATAACTCGTATGTGTTTTACAGAGGTTTCGATCCTTATGGAAAAGTGCTTACCGAGCGCCCTAAGTTCTTTGATTTCTTTACTAAAACAGATGCTAATGGAAATCCATTGCGACAAATTGATGCCTTCCGTCCGTTTTATGCCGCAGGATATATTTCCGATAAGTTTTATTTCCGCGACCTTACCTTTAACGTAGGTCTGCGTGTAGATAGATACGATGCTAACCAGTATGTTTTAAAAGACGAGTATTCACTCTATGAAATTAAAACAGTTGGCGAAACTAAGGGCGAATTTACTCACCCATCGAACATTGCCAGCGATGCGTACGTTTATCTTAAAAACTCCGATAAACCATCGGATGGAATTGCCGGCTATCGCGAAGGCAGAAAATGGTACGATGCTTATGGAAATGAGTTGGCAACCGGTGCTACCGTAGCTGCAAACTCTTCGTCTGGTGCAATTACTCCATACTTGGAGCAGTTAGGCAAGCTAAAAGATAATGCCGGAAATACTATTGATATCAACGGGTTGAAAACAATAATCAAAGATACTAAGCGCTTCGATCCTTCAGGCTCTTTTGAAAAGTATAAGGCAAAATATATTGTAATGCCTCGTTTGCAGTTTTCTTTCAATATTGCAGAGAATGCACTCTTCTTTGCGCACTACGATGTGTTGAGCCAAAGACCAAGAGGTAACAGAAATATTCTTCAACCTACGGATTATTTATACTTTAACGATAATACAGGTTCGGCCATCAACAACCCGAACTTAAAACCGGAAAGAACCATTGATTTTGAGTTAGGCTTTAAACAGAAGCTCACCAATTTTGCAGCACTTACCATTTCTGCTTACTACCGTGAGTTTAGAGACCAAGTGCAAATCAAGTACTTCAACTTTGCATTCCCTCAAAGCTATTTAACCTTTGATAATATAGACTTTGGAACTGTAAAAGGCTTTAAGTTAGACTTAGATTTGAGAAGAATTAAAAACTTTAGAGCCTCTGCAAATTACACCATGCAGTTTGCAGAGGGTACCGGTTCCGATGATGCTACTCAAAGAAGTTTGGCAACTGGTGGCTACGATAATTTAAGAACCATTAGCCCGCTGAGTTTTGATGCACGCCACATGATAAATGTAATTTTGGATTATAGCTTTGCATCGGGCAGAGATTACGATGGTCCGGTAAGCAAGAGTGGCTACCAGATTTTGGCAAATACCGGTGTAAACTTCAATATCCGCGCGCGTTCAGGAACTCCATTTACTTCTCAATCCAATGTAACTCCTGAAGGTTTACTTAGCACACCTAAAAGACTTTCGCAAGGTTCAATAAACGGCTCTCGTTTACCTTGGACTTTTAGAGTGGATTTTAAAATCTTCAAAGGATTTGATGTTACTGTAAATAAGAGCAAAGACAAAGAGTTGCAACGCAATTTGAACTTCCAAATTTACCTGCAAATCCAGAACTTGTTGAATACAGCCAACGTAGTTAATGTGTATCGCTACACAGGCAATGCAAACGATGATGGCTATTTAAGTTCAACTGTAAGCGATGGTGCTAAAAATGCAGCGTACAATGCTCAATCATATAACGACTTGTATCGTGCATTTATCAACCAACCAGATTACTATAGCTTACCTCGCAGAATATTCTTAGGACTTCAATTTGGTTTTTAA
- a CDS encoding OmpA family protein codes for MKKILYLVLVVGAATSAFAGNPDRRGESGANELVMNGWARSTGMWGMNSARVRGIEAERINPAGLAFVRKTDIQIAYSLWMQGSGLGVIQAGIAQQVKRNVFSLHVQALNFGQIIRTTVENPQGGIGTYTPRFINIGLTYARVFSRSIYGGVTVRLINEGIDNINAFGFSVDAGLQYVTGKKKNIHFGVALRNVGTPMTFRGDGFSFQGNAESGNYQLAFDRKSQKFDLPVQLNIGAAYDLLLGDKVVLAPGEETQNYRVTFAANFTSNAFGNDYYGGGIEFSYRDIFMLRGGYRGEAGIGKASTRQSAYTGFSAGMTVEAPFKKDGTGPRLGLDYSFRSTDPYMGTHSLGLHFNLGGKDKEEKGEIPSAKAAYDEDKSSKKETKKKASSRKSKDEIQAEADAKVDSINKVNAQLLLELEAAKNKPADTIVKVKQVEVIKIDTLFFGAKSHIEEVDGKKIEVFDDYDNLEFETGASTVKPSSYQYLDYLVAKLRKHPDAIIRLSGHTDNVGARDKNVKLSQDRVTAVKQYFISKGIDDFRIKTEAFGPDKPKVPNTTAANRQTNRRVEIFLEH; via the coding sequence ATGAAGAAAATTTTATACTTAGTGTTGGTGGTTGGCGCGGCAACAAGTGCTTTTGCTGGTAACCCCGATAGACGCGGAGAAAGTGGTGCCAACGAATTAGTAATGAATGGCTGGGCGCGTTCAACTGGTATGTGGGGAATGAACAGTGCCAGAGTTCGCGGTATAGAGGCCGAACGAATAAACCCGGCAGGTTTAGCGTTTGTTCGTAAAACAGATATTCAAATTGCATATTCTTTGTGGATGCAAGGTTCCGGTTTGGGAGTAATCCAAGCGGGTATTGCACAGCAAGTAAAGCGCAATGTATTTTCATTACACGTACAGGCACTTAACTTTGGGCAAATTATTCGCACAACAGTAGAAAATCCACAAGGCGGTATTGGAACCTACACACCGCGTTTTATCAATATAGGTTTAACGTATGCACGTGTTTTTTCACGCAGCATCTATGGTGGTGTAACTGTTCGTTTAATCAATGAAGGAATAGACAATATCAATGCTTTTGGCTTTTCGGTAGATGCGGGTTTGCAGTATGTTACAGGAAAAAAGAAAAATATCCACTTTGGTGTTGCACTTAGAAACGTAGGCACTCCAATGACATTCCGTGGTGATGGTTTTTCTTTTCAAGGAAATGCAGAAAGTGGAAACTACCAATTGGCATTCGATAGAAAATCTCAAAAGTTCGACTTGCCGGTTCAATTAAACATTGGTGCGGCCTATGATTTGTTGTTGGGCGATAAAGTAGTATTGGCTCCCGGAGAAGAAACTCAAAATTATCGTGTAACTTTTGCTGCTAACTTTACTTCTAATGCCTTTGGTAACGATTACTATGGTGGTGGTATAGAGTTTTCTTACAGAGATATCTTTATGTTGCGCGGAGGTTACCGTGGCGAAGCGGGTATTGGTAAGGCTTCAACACGCCAAAGTGCTTACACCGGTTTTTCTGCCGGTATGACGGTAGAAGCTCCATTTAAAAAAGATGGAACAGGGCCAAGATTAGGACTTGATTACTCTTTTAGATCTACCGATCCTTATATGGGAACCCACAGTTTGGGATTACACTTTAATTTGGGCGGTAAAGACAAAGAAGAAAAAGGAGAAATTCCATCTGCTAAAGCTGCTTATGATGAAGATAAATCCTCTAAAAAGGAAACTAAGAAAAAGGCTTCTTCAAGAAAATCAAAGGATGAAATTCAAGCGGAGGCTGATGCCAAAGTTGATTCTATCAACAAAGTAAATGCACAATTATTGCTAGAGTTGGAAGCCGCTAAAAACAAACCGGCTGATACTATTGTAAAAGTAAAGCAGGTTGAAGTAATAAAAATAGATACACTTTTCTTTGGTGCAAAATCGCATATTGAAGAAGTAGATGGTAAGAAAATTGAAGTGTTTGATGATTACGATAACCTTGAGTTTGAAACAGGTGCTTCAACCGTAAAACCTTCTTCGTATCAGTATTTAGATTACTTAGTTGCTAAGTTAAGAAAGCATCCAGATGCTATTATTAGGCTGAGTGGCCATACCGATAATGTTGGTGCTCGCGATAAAAATGTAAAGCTGTCGCAAGATAGAGTTACAGCAGTTAAACAATACTTTATCTCTAAAGGTATAGATGATTTCCGTATAAAAACGGAGGCTTTTGGGCCCGATAAACCAAAAGTTCCAAATACTACTGCGGCTAATCGTCAAACTAATAGAAGAGTAGAAATATTCTTAGAACACTAA
- a CDS encoding aminopeptidase P N-terminal domain-containing protein produces MRYDVINNELFQLNRKNLSKQLKKNSIAFIGSNVPMPDSADAYYKWRQNPDLFYLTGIDQEESFVLLFPDAPVEELREILFIRPTNELLETWEGKKLTKEQARTISGIKEVRWSSDVFPTLFSLMHLADHVYLNTNEHDRASWKVETYEAVLVQKIRHAFPLHRYERLAPIMAELRTKKSTLEVGLLNRAIDITHKGFLRTLQFVKPGVWEYEIEAELTHEYLSNRATRHAYEPIVATGENACFLHYNANNTQCKSGELLLMDCAAEYANYCSDLTRTIPVNGKFSKRQKEVYNAVLSVHKQAVQLMKPGIQLFEFNKQIGEIMEGELIKLKLLKPTDVKKQDKKNPLYKKYFPHGTAHFLGLNTHDVGSRYHKIPAGAVLTCEPGIYIREEKIGIRIENNILVTKDKPIDLMANIPIEADEIEAIMNKK; encoded by the coding sequence ATGCGTTACGATGTAATTAACAATGAACTCTTTCAACTCAATAGAAAGAACCTTTCAAAACAATTAAAGAAAAACAGTATTGCATTTATTGGCAGCAACGTGCCCATGCCCGACAGTGCCGATGCATACTATAAATGGAGGCAAAACCCCGATCTATTTTACCTTACGGGAATTGACCAAGAAGAATCTTTTGTATTGCTTTTTCCTGATGCTCCGGTAGAAGAATTGCGTGAGATATTATTTATCCGCCCAACCAATGAACTGCTTGAAACTTGGGAAGGAAAAAAACTTACTAAAGAGCAAGCCCGCACTATTTCAGGCATTAAAGAAGTGCGCTGGAGCAGCGATGTATTTCCAACATTATTTTCGCTCATGCACTTGGCAGATCATGTATATCTTAATACCAATGAGCACGATCGCGCCTCATGGAAAGTAGAAACATACGAAGCTGTATTGGTACAAAAAATTCGCCACGCGTTTCCGCTACACCGCTATGAACGCTTAGCTCCCATTATGGCAGAATTGCGCACCAAAAAATCCACCTTAGAAGTTGGCTTGCTAAACCGCGCCATAGATATTACACATAAGGGCTTCTTGCGTACACTTCAGTTTGTAAAGCCTGGCGTATGGGAATACGAAATTGAAGCCGAACTTACGCACGAGTACCTCTCCAACCGCGCTACACGACACGCTTACGAGCCAATTGTGGCAACGGGAGAGAATGCCTGCTTTTTACACTACAATGCCAATAACACTCAATGCAAAAGCGGAGAATTATTGCTAATGGATTGTGCCGCAGAATATGCAAACTACTGCTCAGATTTAACACGTACTATTCCTGTAAACGGCAAATTTTCTAAACGGCAAAAGGAAGTTTACAACGCTGTTTTGAGCGTACATAAACAGGCAGTACAACTAATGAAACCCGGCATTCAACTATTTGAATTCAACAAACAAATAGGTGAAATCATGGAAGGTGAACTTATTAAACTAAAACTCCTGAAGCCAACCGATGTAAAAAAACAAGACAAGAAAAATCCTCTGTACAAAAAGTACTTCCCACACGGTACAGCACATTTCTTAGGATTAAATACACACGATGTTGGAAGTCGCTATCATAAAATTCCGGCAGGTGCGGTACTTACCTGTGAGCCGGGTATTTACATCAGAGAAGAAAAAATTGGAATTAGAATTGAAAACAACATTTTAGTTACCAAAGACAAGCCTATCGACCTTATGGCTAACATCCCTATAGAAGCAGACGAGATTGAAGCTATTATGAACAAAAAATAA